gtataaaaggctccattacattggacctcacgttatggctccgtagcagacgtttctGTAAAAAGTGGCTCATGATTGTGTCATTACTTCGCGACTTATTGTCGCATGgttgacaaatcaccgtattgtcaggagaagctcgcagacaattttgacttacattagcggtttaggtttaattattaatgttaactagcatttaagttagcagtaattagtcTGTGcgtatgttatctccttacgtATAGCTacactctccgtctctgctgatagggaatgattgagatttctcttggcacggctaccagaagacttacaactttccgacaggttgctcacgtcacaacTACGTCTTCaggctcagttggaggctgcgcagtaaagctcagcatcaccgggaaagtgcttctaatagacttcactggtctctgtctagaacaacgggatctgttggtccatttctttaactgtctaagTGTCGGACCGACCAGCATTTGTAATtagcctgatttctcctcttatttcttttcactgGCTAGAGCGGACAacggaggtagcagttcattttcacattcacgacataacacaaacacatattgacCTAATAACTTTAACAACGGTTTTGTGggacagggcacctttaaattaaGCCAATGCATGTGTCATAATTCAATAGAAAACATTAGATACCACCAGATGGAGagatatattgttaaatatactgtacctcTGGGGGTTATCAGGCTGCAGACTTTCTGCAGGATCAAGGTTTCTACAAAGGCAGCAGGAGGACAGCTCATACCCACAGTACTATCTTTATTGTCCACATCGAACATGATGGCATCAAACAAACGACCAcctacagagaaaaaaaaaaaaagccagtcaCTTCTTAGGCAAAATATTCACTGGATTACTTTTATCGTCTCTTTCCTAGACTCCTGCTTCACTAACCTTCCTTCTCCAGGGCACAGATGCATTCAAGGCCGTCCCCAAGAGTGACAGTCAAACGGTCATCTGGTCGAAAGCCGAAGAATTCCTTTGCCACTTGCATCACAACAGGATCCAGTTCCACGACCTCGACAGTAACAGCGGGCACAAAGTCCCGCAGAAACTGAGGCAGGCCTCCTCCACCAAGCCCCACCAAGAGCACTGACACCGGAACATCTAAAGAGGAAGATAGAGGGGATGAAAACATCACAGGTAAAGCTCAATGAAGTGGGAAGACGCCACAGTGTGGCTTCGTAGTAACAGAGTGCGGGTACTAGACTGGCCTTCCTGAAGTCCAGACCTGTCTCCCATTGAAAATGTGCAGCCAGCATGAAGCGCAAACAACGGAGACCCTGGACAGTTGAGGTACTGAAGTCGTACATCAAGCAAGAATGGGAAAGAATTCCACCTACAAAGCTTCAACAGTTAGGGTCCTCAGTTCCCAAACGCTTGTTGGCCCTAACccttgcaaaaaaacaataaagtgtaCAAGTTATGAAGATTAAATAACtttgtctttgtagtgtattcaatggaatataggttgaaaaggatttgcaaatcatcCTATTCtgatattatatacatttacgtcccaacttcattggaatttgcaagaacaaaatagacaataaaccaCAAACCAAGTACACATATGCATAAATGACAACACCATAAGCCCATCTGACCTTTGTTTTGAGGCGTGCCCACCCCTAGCATAGCAAGCCCCGCCACCATGACCTCATGGTGAGCGCAGCAGAGGAAGCCGCTGTCCACTGACAGAGAGGTGGAAGATGTTGCTGTAGCAGCTGTTGCCTTGagcttcttcttgtttttcttcttatgaCTTGATGCTGCAAAGACATACACATTTCACTCATTCATAATGATactgttataattattattgttcatttcattgtttccccttttattgttcttctttttatatttgtaagtTAGCTTCTTAGTTTGATGTGTGTCTGTTCAGTTAATTGGACATGTATATGCATTGCTGGTTTTGCTTAATTGGTTATTTTATTATAAGGAAAATGGGAGCATAACTAATTACAGTATAGAATGGGAAAAAACTGACCAGTATTTGAAGGGACAAGACGGCTCTCTGATTGGACGAGGGCAACATTAGACAGGAAAACGAGTCTCCGATACAGTTCTCCGTCTTCTCCTTTGACATTCTCCACACAGTACTCCCCGCTCAGCTCACTCACACCCCTGCTGACCTCCTCTCGCCAACCCAGGTCACCTCCAACTGACAGAAACGGCACCTGAATAGGGACAGAGGACTCAAATGAATACACCGATGCACATTTTTGCAACAGAAGATGTTTActgcacaaaagaaaatgtctaaaaatgattttgtgtatgtgtgtgtgtacctgctggTTTGTTGGCATACCCGGGGGAGCCAGGTCCATCACCATTGGTGAGAGTTCTGACTGGACAGCCTGCATGTCTGTGTACTCCTGATTCCTGTGCATTGCCACAATAACAAGGCGCCGAAAGTTAGCACTGGCTGCCAGCTGCCTTCGTCCCTCACTGGAGCTGTAGAGCCAAGCTGTCTCACTGCCTTGAGGCACTGAAAGGATAAGTGGGTAATCATTAAAGAAGGGCAAAACCCAACCACTGTGACTTACATGAGAAGGCAAAAACATGATGAGCTCACCAATGAAAATAGCAAACGGGTTTGATCTTGGCACCTTGGCACCTGGAGGACAATCTTGTACTGTGAGAGAGTATCTGGGGAGGCTGGTCTTGGCGTGGCAGAGAGTGAGTGAGGGGTTTGAGCTGGCATCTGTGCTTGTACGGAGTCTCTTTTTCAAGACAGAGTAAGCCTGATGCTCCCTTACAGCAGACAACAACTCTGCTACCTGTAGGAGACGAGTAGGGGCTCCTTCTTCTCCAAGGCACATCTCCAGAATAGGCATGGGCATAGGCTGACGAAACTTGGTGCAGACCAGAACAAAGACCGGCAAAGCAAAGGAGTCCTCTTCTTTTCCCAATTCCTCCTGCAGGCAGTGGAGCCTCACAGCCCACCCCAGCTGAACAAAGTGCTCCACGGCCAACTTGATCACGCTCTCCTGAGCCAACGTCACACAGACATACCGTCCGCCAACACTTAACACGCGGCCCACCTGCAGACACAAGAACACTGCTGTGACAAGAATGCACagaagtatgttgaaaaatctaCAGAGTGAGGAAAACACACATATGGTCTGTGCACACCCTCACCCTTTGGTTTTCTTACCTCAGTGAGCATGTTCCTGGCCAGTgctccttcttcttctgatgCCATGGCATCTAGTGTGCCCTTGTCCAAAGCAGCCTGGTAGCTAGCCTCCTCATATGGAGTTTGTGTAGCATCCACCTGCTGGAAGGTCAGGCCTGGCCGGCGCTCAGCGTTTCTCTGGTTCATATGGGTCACCACTGTCTCACTGATGTCGATATTAGTAAGATGTTTGTAGCCAACATCAAACATCTGTTCACTCAGCTCAGAGTTACCACATCCGACCACCAACACCtgcaagacagaaaaacaatacGCCGTTAGTTAATCAGTTATTGacttttgtattgattttaagTAAGTACTGTAAGTATGGTTTCGAGGCACTTgtgctttattttatatttccattttatgctatattatacatatattccactacatttaattacaaaatattagACTTTTTACACCTCTAtttacatatacaatatatctATTGTTGCTGTTTAAATTGCAGATTCAAATTATGGAAAACACATGATGCACTTAAATATTATGCTTCTTAaatggtcccatggcatgaaaatttcactttatgagttttttttaacgttcCTCAGCCTCCCTATGGTCCACCAGTGGCCTCACCTTGGCTTTTACATTGCACCTTTAACATCTTGAGCAGTAAAATGCACATGAATGACATATAAGCTATCCAATGAAATGCTcacaaaggcttttttttaatataatgagTGCTTTAGCTTTTGATATTTAATGTGCAATCATGCCGATccacagtacttttacttcagtaataTCTTGAATACAGGACCTTTTCTTATAATgggagtatttttacactgtagtATTTGgcatctgaatacttcttccactgaTGAGAAAGGACATACTGTGGGAATTATTATGTAATTAACCCTAATGGATTAGGACAGAAATGTACTTCATATAATCACTGGTGTACATATTAGCAGGAAGTGAATGAATAGTAATATGATGCAAATAACAgcatttgtttatgttgttatgACGGCAATTCTAAATGTTGTGTATAGCCATACCTGTTACGTACCTTGCTAAACAAGTTACTGTGTAAAGCCATACCTGAAAATACCTTGCACAACAAGTTATTTTACCTTATCTTTGACTTTGATGTATTTATGCAGCACGCCGCAGAGTTTGTTGTAGTCGCCATACCATTCAAAAGCCTTCTCTCCGCGCTTCTTAAAAAACCTCTCCCAGTACTCCGCGGAGCTGAACTCCTCGGCAGTGCGAGGGAGAAGACTCATTTTCGGCTGCGGTGCTTACAACAGCCTAAAACGTTTCAGTTTACCGTGACAGAGTGTGCTGTCAGCCACTTCTGCACATGGCACACAACTTCACGAGCCGGACAACATTGCTGGAAGTACAGCTCGGTGATTGGACGGTTTATGTGAAGGCGGGGTTACACCGTACGCGGTGATTCGCTGTGGCCCTTAGAGCTGCTTTCATTGGCAATTGCTCAACCGGAAGTGTTCGGTCCGATGTTGTTAGTCCTCCGGGTGTCATTCACTATGGCTGTACCTGCTGGAAGGTCTGTGGTCTTCGTGACTGGAAACGCGAAAAAACTCGAAGAGGTAGGAGTGAAACATTTTACACCTGAGACTGATTATAAGTTCAAGtttgtgctgtcttgtcttAGCTAGCTAGTCGTTTCTGGCTGAATACTTCTACACGTCTTGCCTTTATGCTGTTCCAGACTAGGCCtccacaattaatcgcaatttgATTGAAACAACAATATGGACTAGTAGTGCAATTTTCAAATTGCAGGCgggtgcaatatttgttaaggCAAAATACGTGTATCTATCTAAAATATatctaaaataaagtattgtggtgctgcagagacatccgTGCCTACGAATCAaacttaaatctttttttcttcaatcaaAAGTAGAATAACGATATAAAAATGATCGTTCCCTataatatcgtgaatcatatcgtgtatatattttaagggggtggcagtagctcagtccctAGGGAGTTGTgtttgggaactggagggtcaaTGGTTCAAGTCCCCTTTCGGACCatagtacagagtgtggactggtagctggagagatgccagttaaagtcctgggcactgccaaggtgctcttgagcaaggccccgAACCCCCCTCagccgctcagggcgctggtccagcactggcagcccattCACACTGTAATCTTACCGTGGgacctgaacatgtgtgtgtatttcaggcctgtgtgtaataacaacagagtgtaaattgtaatttcctcataGGGGATCAACACTGAGTATCAATTAAACACAGACATTGAGCATGAGCtgtaatttaataaatacatacatttcttGTTTCATTTGACAAAAATCCGTCCTGCTAGATTCTATGGTTGActcactttgttgtttgtttggtcACGTCCATCAGGTCATTCAGATCCTGGGAGATAGGTTTCCCTACAAACTAGTGTCAAAAAAGATTGACTGTAAGTATCAGAACAGAGACTACCAGCAGAATACATATTTCCTGTACTCATTGCACACATGACACTAACAATAACACACTAACTATGTTTGTCTCTAGTGCCTGAATACCAAGGGGAGCCAGATGAGATTTCCATACAGAAGTGTAAAGAGGCTGCACGGCAGGTAACTGTACTGTCATGCAAGTTAGTATTCTGTATGTACATGATGAATGAGTGGAACTGATGCATCGCTCTTTTTCCACCCTCAGGTTGATGGGCCAGTCATAGTGGAGGACACCTGTCTGTGTTTCAAGGCGTTGGGAGGCCTGCCCGGACCTTACATGTTAGTAACAACTTCCACGTCTGTTGAGccattttatcttttaatagtAATAATGAACAGGTATATTTACAACTAAACTATCTTTTTGTAGAAAATGGTTCCTGGATAAACTCAAGCCAGAAGGTAAGTACGATAATAGATGAGATTACTGAGATATTTTAACAGAGATATTTAGAGTTGGGTAGAAAAAGTGAACATGGCATTTCTAatctatttaaatgtttgtggtAGGCTTGTACAAACTCCTAGCTGGGTTTGAAGATAAATCAGCATGGGCTCTCTGCACCTTTGCTTTCTCTGCTGGGAAAGATGAGCCAGTACAGCTCTTTAGAGGGAAAACAGAGGTAAGAGTCTCTGTGTAACTGCCTCAGCATTTGCATGCGTTTGGGTTTTATTGTCCACTCACTCTGTCCTCTTGATATTCCAAGGGACACATTGTGGAACCCAGGGGGCCTCGAGACTTTGGATGGGATCCCTGTTTCCAGCCAGAGGGATATGACAAAACGTAAGCAAATGTCTTGTTCACACCACAAGGGGGAGCCAGCGGTCAACATCTGTAACAGcccatttaacccttgtgttctctccctctcaaaattaaaaatcaacatttttgttggcgtttttttattcttttttttgttttttactttttcttatgatttggcccttttttttttaacacttgacattttttcttttactttttattacgtttttgtctttttttcacacacttgatgttttttcaatgttcagcACTACGTAAAACTAACttattcactttagttttacagttatttttgaaatttatggtcaataaacctaatttttaggaaataatacctactgtttgagttagaaaagcggAAATTAGAAAtgatttagactaaaattaaaggaaaatatgtatgttgatggataatcacaggctggaacatgtcaacttttactcaatactatttcaaaagtaaagaatagctttttcaaatgctataaaattgattaagactccccaaaattaataaaagtagtgctttgtacttgccaaagagcgttgtgtggaatcaatcatgttaatttggaaaattaaaaagaacattgatataggaaaacgggtcagttttacccaaggacaacatgagggttaaaaatgaCTTGAGCTTTgcagattaataaaaaaaaaaacatcattatgGTCTTCACTTTATGTTGTGCAatagagatttattttttagtattgTGCCAAACATTAACACATGTTCATTCTGACTTTAACTACTTCCCTTTCATCTGCAGTTATGCTGAACTGCCCAAAGAGGTGAAGAACACTATCTCGCACCGCTACCGGGCGCTTGCAGCCATGTCTGAGCACTTCTCTCAAACCAACCATACCTCAC
This sequence is a window from Etheostoma cragini isolate CJK2018 chromosome 9, CSU_Ecrag_1.0, whole genome shotgun sequence. Protein-coding genes within it:
- the mettl13 gene encoding eEF1A lysine and N-terminal methyltransferase, encoding MSLLPRTAEEFSSAEYWERFFKKRGEKAFEWYGDYNKLCGVLHKYIKVKDKVLVVGCGNSELSEQMFDVGYKHLTNIDISETVVTHMNQRNAERRPGLTFQQVDATQTPYEEASYQAALDKGTLDAMASEEEGALARNMLTEVGRVLSVGGRYVCVTLAQESVIKLAVEHFVQLGWAVRLHCLQEELGKEEDSFALPVFVLVCTKFRQPMPMPILEMCLGEEGAPTRLLQVAELLSAVREHQAYSVLKKRLRTSTDASSNPSLTLCHAKTSLPRYSLTVQDCPPGAKVPRSNPFAIFIVPQGSETAWLYSSSEGRRQLAASANFRRLVIVAMHRNQEYTDMQAVQSELSPMVMDLAPPGMPTNQQVPFLSVGGDLGWREEVSRGVSELSGEYCVENVKGEDGELYRRLVFLSNVALVQSESRLVPSNTASSHKKKNKKKLKATAATATSSTSLSVDSGFLCCAHHEVMVAGLAMLGVGTPQNKDVPVSVLLVGLGGGGLPQFLRDFVPAVTVEVVELDPVVMQVAKEFFGFRPDDRLTVTLGDGLECICALEKEGGRLFDAIMFDVDNKDSTVGMSCPPAAFVETLILQKVCSLITPRGVFILNLVCRDSVLRKSVLERLSAVFPTILSRKIEGEVNEVLLCSRGENETSDAVRILPSLNQAAKSLQSALCSNRTGTNSSPHIDIAELLKELKVE
- the itpa gene encoding inosine triphosphate pyrophosphatase; protein product: MLLVLRVSFTMAVPAGRSVVFVTGNAKKLEEVIQILGDRFPYKLVSKKIDLPEYQGEPDEISIQKCKEAARQVDGPVIVEDTCLCFKALGGLPGPYIKWFLDKLKPEGLYKLLAGFEDKSAWALCTFAFSAGKDEPVQLFRGKTEGHIVEPRGPRDFGWDPCFQPEGYDKTYAELPKEVKNTISHRYRALAAMSEHFSQTNHTSPKGKKKKKNQED